The following are from one region of the Capsicum annuum cultivar UCD-10X-F1 chromosome 1, UCD10Xv1.1, whole genome shotgun sequence genome:
- the LOC107860195 gene encoding uncharacterized protein LOC107860195: MKAYLKDLNLWDIVERGEPFVQPLRDNPTLNDIKKYDELVTRSPRSLTCIHSSLMEVMFTRIMACDITKEAWDKLNEEFEGSNRVKSIKVLALKWEFDLLNMKDLDSVKEYSAKLMDIVNKIRILAEMISKLQIQDQQVTTRSEGIVEDAFQVRHKFKKQNEGKKVSLDHSGEVKFGGYQSESSRKGKFPPCGICKKTNHLDKNCWQKSKRSSIQCRYCKKYGHIENYYRQKQTGQSYQQVNFAEDHQVEKIEKEVFMASHTSPVDRYN; encoded by the exons ATGAAGGCTTATTTGAAGGATCTCAACTTGTGGGATATCGTTGAGAGAGGAGAACCTTTTGTCCAACCATTGAGAGACAACCCAACTCTCAATGATATCAAAAAGTATGATGAGTTGGTAACTAGATCTCCAAGATCTCTCACTTGCATACATTCAAGCCTTATGGAAGTGATGTTTACAAGGATTATGGCTTGTGACATAACTAAAGAAGCCTGGGATAAGCTAAATGAGGAGTTTGAAGGCAGCAACAGAGTTAAGTCTATTAAGGTCTTAGCTTTAAAGTGGGAGTTTGATCTCTTAAATATGAAGGATTTGGATAGTGTGAAAGAATACTCTGCCAAGCTGATGGATATTGTGAACAAAATAAGGATACTTG CTGAGATGATCTCTAAGTTGCAAATCCAAGATCAACAAGTAACTACGAGAAGTGAAGGGATAGTCGAAGATGCCTTTCAAGTaaggcataaattcaagaaacaaaaTGAAGGCAAAAAGGTCTCTTTAGACCACTCTGGAGAGGTAAAATTTGGTGGATACCAAAGTGAATCGTCGAGGAAAGGAAAATTTCCACCTTGTGGTATTTGTAAGAAGACAAACCACTTGGATAAGAATTGTTGGCAGAAGTCCAAGAGATCTTCTATTCAATGCAGATACTGCAAGAAGTATGGGCACATTGAGAATTATTACAGACAAAAGCAAACTGGTCAGTCTTACCAACAAGTAAATTTTGCGGAAGATCACCAagttgaaaaaatagagaaggagGTATTCATGGCTTCGCACACATCACCTGTTGATCGATATAATTAG